The Gemmatimonas aurantiaca T-27 DNA segment CTCCAGTTCCTTGTCACGGAGCGTGCGTTCGGGATGACGCCACGTCAACCGCCACCCGAGGCTGCGTGTGCCGTCGGGCACACCCGGCCCGCGGAACTCGTCGAACAACGTCACCTGCTCGAGCAGTTCGCCTGCCGTCCGACGCAACACCTCTTGCACCGTGGCCGCTGTCACGGCATCGGGCACCAACAACGCCATATCAAACTCGGCCGCCGGTGTCGTGGGCAGCGGGGCGAAGCGCACGGCACGCGTGGCGCCGGACTCCCGTTCTGCCGGCGTATGGGCGTGCTGGTTGGCGCCGGCGACGTCGTCGGAGGAGACCACACCGAGTGTCACCTCCACGCCCCACGCCTCCGTGGCCCATAGCGGCCGGTCGAGCGGTACAGCGCTCACCTGCCCCACGGTGCCCACGTCGTCCACCACGATCGCCCACTCCAGTGCACCATCGGCCGGCTGCAGCGAGACCGCGCGCCCCGGAAAGGCTGCAGTCGCCACCCGTGCGCCCAGCTCCTTGGCATCCCAGGCATCGAACGCCGGCGGCTCGGGTTCACTGAAATGCGCCGGGCGACGTGCGCCCATCAACAACGCGCCGACGCGCGTTTCTTCGATCGGCAGTCGTCCATCACGTGGCGTGAAGACATTGCCGATCTCGAACAGCCGCAGATTGCCCTGCATGCGCGAGAGGTTGTATTCCGCGCGGCGGGCCAACGTGTCCAGCACCGAAGCACGCAGGAACGGCTCATCGTCGGCCAACGGATTGCGCACCCGTGGCGTGTGCTCGTCACCAGTGGACGTGAAGGGCATCGGGCGGGCCTCGGCCATGCCAATTCCCACCAACACATCACGCACACGTCGCGAGGCCAGATGCAACGGATGATCCGGTGCATTGCCCGGACGGAACGGGCGCAATTCATCGGGCAGTGCGTCAAAGCCCACCAGACGCGCCACCTCTTCGATGAGGTCCACTTCCAGCCCGAGGTCATGACGCCATCCCGGTGCCTGCACCAGCAGCGCGTCGCCCAAGGGCTGCACTACACACCCCAGCGACTCGAGACGACGCACGATCTCGGCGGTGGACACGTCAACACCCAACAGGCGCGCCAGGCGTGACGGACGCAGCGTCACCGCGCCACGCGCCGCAGGTGCCTCACCCACCACCAGCACTTCCGCGACCGTGCCACCAGCCACCTGCGTGATCAATGCGGCGGCACGGCGCGCCACGATTTCCGCGTCCTGCGCATCGACACCACGTTCGAAGCGATAGCTCGCATCGGTGGACAGGGCCACTGCACGACGCACCCGACGCACGAAGCGGGCATCGAACACAGCAAGCTCCAGCAGCACATCGGTCGTGCGCTCGGTGACTTCGGTGTCGAGACCACCCATCACACCGGCAAAACCGATCGGCCGTTCGCCGTCGCAGATCACCGTGGTACCGGCCGCCACGACGCGACTCACCCCATCGAGGGTGGTGAGCGACGTTTCATCGGCCCGCGTGGGACGCACGGTGATGGTGCGATCCTTGAGTGTGCCCAGATCGTAGGCATGCACCGGATGCCCAAGGCCATGCAGCACATAGTTGGTGGCATCCACGACATTGCTGATGCTGCGCAGCCCGATGCTCTCGAGTCGCTGCCGCAGCCATGCCGGGCTGGCCCCCACCTGCACGCCCTGAATCACCACGCCCACAAAACGCGGGCAGCTTTCGGCATCATCCACGATCACGCTGGCGAGCTGGCCACGCGCCGCGGTCTTGCCTTCCACCGCCGCGAGAGTGCTGACGGCCGTCGTGAGCTCCGCCGGAACAGTCGATAGCGGCGTGCCACTGATGGCCGACACTTCGCGCGCCACACCCACGTGCGACAGCAGGTCGGGGCGATTCGGCAACACATCGAGATCGAGGCGCGCATCACCGAGCTTGATGATCTCGAGCAGCGCGGTGCCAGGGGCGGCGTCGGTGTCGAGGGTCAGGATGCCATCGTGTTCCTCACCCAGCCCGAGTTCGCGCGCCGAGCACAACATGCCGTTGGAGGTCTCTCCACGAATCTTGCGCTTCTCGATCTTGAGACCACCGGGCATCACCGTGCCGGTGCGGGCAAACGGATACTTGTGTCCCGCCACGACGTTGGGCGCTCCGCAGACGACTTCCAGCAGTTCACCACTGCCGTCGTCCACCTTGGTGACCCACAGGCGCTCGGAGTTGGGATGACGTCCTGCTTCCACGACCTGCGCCACCACGAAGGCCGACAATTCCGCGCCGAGCGTGGTGATGCCATCGAGCGTGACGCAGTGCCGACTCAACGCTTCGCCAACCTGCTCTGCGCTCAGCGTGTGCGGAACGAACTGCTTGATCCACTCATGCGAAACAATCATCGCGCGAACTGCTCCAGGAAGCGGACGTCGGAATCGTAGAGAACACGAATGTCGTTGATACCGTAGCGCGACATGGCGATGCGCGCCGGGCCCATGCCGAAGGCCCACCCGGTGTACTTCTCGCTATCGAGTCCGGCGGCTTCGATCACGTTGGGATGCACCATGCCGCAGCCGAGGATCTCGACCCAGCGGAGGCCCTTGCCGTCGCCCAGGTCCACCTCGACATCCATCTGCGCGCCGGGTTCAACGAAGGGAAAGTACGATGGCCCGAAGCGCACGCGGCGTGTGGCGCCGTAGAAGCGACGCGCAAATTCGGCGAGCGTTGCCTTGAGGTCGACAAAGCTCACGCCTTCATCCACCGCCAAACCTTCGAGCTGCATGAAGGCTGGTGCGTGCGTCGCATCGAAAAAGTCGCGGCGATACACCTGTCCGGGTGCCAGCACACGGACGGGCGGCGCATAGCGCTGCAGGGTGCGCACCTGCACCGGGGAGGTGTGTGTGCGCAGCAAAGTGTCTTCGCCCAGGTAGAGCGTGTCGTGCAGCTCCATCGCCGGATGATCGGGCGGGAAGTTCAGTGCGCCGAAGTTGTACCACTCCGTTTCGGCTTCCGGTCCGAGCGCGATCGTGAAACCGAGCTCGCGGAAGATCTCGCTGATCTCGTCGATGACCAGCGTGACCGGGTGCAGCGAGCCGCGCCAAATGCCACGTGCGGGCATGGTGGCATCCACCTGCACCACACCGGACGCGGCGGACTGGCGCTGCCCGAACGCGTCGAGCGCAGCCTGGATGGATTGCTTCAGGGTGTTGAAGGCCCCACCCGCTGCGCGACGATCTTCGGCCGGCAGCATGCGCAGGGCGCTCTGCAGCGCGTTCAGGCGATCGTCCTTGAGCGCGTTGAGCTGTCCCTTGGCTACGTCGAGACGGGTAGCCACGTCGAGCCCGGCGAGGAGCGCATGGCATTCCGCTGCCAGTGCGTCAGCCTGTGCGAGATACTCGGAGAGGTTCACAGGAAATTCGGAGACGGGAGCACGAAGGGTCGGCATCCGCAGACGCCGACCCTCGCAACTTAACCACTCACCCACGGCGCCGCGTCTCGCAGCGCGTTACGCCAACACCGTGGTTATGCGTGTGTGTGACTCGTGACTCAGGCTGCAGCGACCTTGGCGTCGAGTGCCTTCTTCGCCTGTTCGGCGATGGCCGCGAACGCTTCGGGCTCACGCACCGCCAGATCGGCGAGGACCTTGCGGTCGACTTCGATGCCGGAGGCATGCAGGCCGTTGATGAACGCGTTGTACGACATGTCGTGCAGGCGGGCCGCGGCGTTGATACGCACGATCCAGAGGCGACGGAAGTCGCGCTTCTTGTTCTTGCGATCGCGGTAGGCATAACGCCAGCCACGCTCGACGGTTTCCTTGGCAGCCTTCCAGAGCTTCGAGCGGCCACCAAAGGCGCCCTTGGCATGCTTGAGAATCTGCTTCTTACGCTTCAGACGAACGACGTTGGATTTGACGCGAGGCATAGTGGATTATCCTCAGGCCACGAGAAGACGCTTGATACGCTTCGCTTCGCCGTTGGTCTCCACGATCGTGGGACGGCGCAGGTCGCGCTTCTTCTTGCCCGACATCTTGGTCAGGATGTGGCTCTTGTACGCCTTCAGGCGCCGCACCTTCCCCGAACCCGTCACGGAGAAGCGCTTCTTGGCGCCGCTGTGGGTCTTCATCTTCGGCATGATTCGCTCATGGCTCTGGTCAACCGCCCCGACGTGAGGCAGCCCTGCATCGGATCACGCGCCACCTCCTGAGTACCTACTCAGGAATCACTTCGGCGCGAGGATCATCGTCATCGATTTTCCTTCCATCGTGGGTGCGCTCTCGATCTTTGCCAGATCGGCCAGCTCCTGGGACACCCGCTCCACCACGATCTTTCCAAGCTCGGGGTGGGCGATCTGTCGGCCACGGAACATGAGCGTCACCTTCACCTTGTTGCCTTCTTCGAGGAACCGACGGGCATGCCGCGTCTTGGTCTCGAAGTCGTGATCGTCGATCCCCGGGCGGTACTTGACCTCCTTGAGATGGATCACGTGCTGCTTCTTCTTCGCGAGTCGCGCCTGCTTGGCCTGTTCGAACTTGAACTTGCCGTAGTCCATGATGCGAACCACGGGAGGCCGAGCCGCCGCCGCCACTTCCACGAGATCGAGGCCCAACTCCACCGCCATGGACAGTGCTGCGTCCACCTCGAGGATGCCTAGCTGACTGCCATCGGCGCCGATCACGCGAACGGGGCTGATCCGGATCTGCCGGTTTACCCGTGGCGGTCGCTTCGTCGAATCCTGAATAGTGCGTACTCCGGTAGAAGAAACAGAAAACGCGGACCCCATGAGTGGAATCCGCGTCGTGACGCACACTGCCACCCACCTGCATGGACGCATGGCGAGGGAGCGCGTTTCGATGGACTCCAGCAGCACACCTCGGAGGTGAACACCTCGTGAGGGCCGAAGGGTGGGAGAGGCGTCGCAGCCACTCCACTTCTCGATTGTCCCGGGCTCTGTGACCCGGATGCCGGACGGACCTGTAAAGAGCCGTATTCCAGCAACAGCAGTAACCTAGGCGATGTCCGCCCGAGGTCAACCCCGCTCGGCCAAGTGATACGACTTGCCGTCGTGCGCCAGTCGGCCAAAGCCCACATGGGCATCGTGCTCGAAGACCAGCAGCCAATCCTCCCGCAGCGCCTCGCCGAGCAGCGCCCGCTTGGATTCGAGCGTGACCAGCGGTTCCACGTCATACCCCATGATCCAGGGGAGGGCCAGATGGTGGCTGGTCGGCACCACGTCCCCCAGGAAACAGGCCGTCTCGCCGCCCGACCGCAGAATCACGCTCTGGTGATGCGGCGTGTGACCCGGCGTCGGCCGCACGGTGATGCCGGAGACGATTTCCCGCTCCCCTTCCACCACCTGGAAGCGGCCATTGGCCACGATGGGTGCCCAGTTGGGAGGGAAGTAGCTGGCCGCCGTGCGCTCGTTGGTGTGCTCCCCGTACGCCTTCTCGCCCGCCTGCACCAGGTAGGTGGCGTTGGCAAACGTCGGCAGCACTTCGCCGGTGGGCGCACGCCAGGTGTTGCCACCGGCATGGTCGAAGTGCAGGTGCGTATTGATCACCAGCTTCACATCGTCGGTCGTGAAGCCCGCCGCCCGGATCCCGTCCTCGAGGGCCGTCCGACCGTCTGCCCCGCTGTTCTCGATGCCGTAGATATCGTGGAACTTCTGGGTCTCTTTGTTGCCCGACCCGGTATCGAGCAGCACCAGGCCGTCATCGTGCTCGATGAGCAGGCAACGCATGCCCATCGGGATGCGATTCTTGTCATCGGCTTCGAGGCGACGCGACCACAGCGTCTTGGGCACGACGCCGAACATGGCGCCCCCGTCGAGTTGCTGGCCACCGGCCTGGATGGCATGAATGCGCCACCGTCCCAGGGTGCGGGTATCGAGCAACGGATGCGGAAAGCTCACGCGATATCGTCCTTGGTCACTGGAAGGGGGAATGCCCGTCGGCGGCGATCGGAGGCCGTACGCGGCCGTGTGCCCACCGGGCCATCCACGAACGCCTGCAACGCCGTCCACGATTCAACGCCGTGTTCCGACGCGATGTTGAGCATGCGGCAGAGCGCGTGTGCGGTGGCCAGTGCGTCCCCAGCCGCCCGATGTCGCGCAGCAATCTCGATACCGAAGTAGCGCGTGACGTGATCGAGCGAACGCCGCGAAAGCTGTGGCAACGCCGCCCGCGCAAACCGCACGGTGCACAGACGGGGCCCCGACAACTCCTGCCCGCTGCCCCGTCGCACTTCTTCGCTCACGAATCGCCAGTCGAATGGCGCGTTGTGTGCCACAAAAATCGAACCGCGCAGTCGATCGAGCACGTTGCTCGTGATCTCGCGGAAGGTCGGCTGGTCGCGCACCATGTCCCACGTGATGTGGGTCAGTGACGTGATGTACGGCGGGATCGGCCGCTCGGGATTCACGAGCTGCGAGTACACCTCACCCACCTGCCCGCCCTGCACCTGCACGATGGCGATTTCGGTGATGCGGTCCCCTCCGGCCGCGCGCGTGCCGGTGGTCTCGACGTCAACCACCGCAAACGGCAGATCGAGCAATCGGGGCGACTGGCCGGCCGATTCGGCGACCCTGGCCGAACCCGCGACGCGCGCAGTCGACGGCGCAGTCTGGTGTCCTGCCGGGTAGGCAACGGCCTGCAGTGTCCAATGACCGGTCGGCAACCGCAGAAACTCCGGATGACTACCCAGTAGTGCGGCCGCCATACGTTCGGCCGCATCCGCCTGCAGGCGCTCCACCTGGCAGACATCGCGCATGAGCGTAACGGCGTCGAGCGGCCCTTCGGCGAGGCGACGTGCGGCCCGGGCGGAGAGTGTCGTGGGCCGAGGCGAGACTGATGTACCGATCACGTCCGGAAGTTAGTGAGCCGCTGGTGAATTGCTGTGCGCGTGCCTAGCTTTGTGAAGATTTTCACAAGCACCAGAGCGCCGCCGTGAAACGTATCGCCGACTCCACTGTCCGACGCCTGTCGATGTACCTCCGCTATCTGGAGGACCTCGACACCCGCGGCCAGCAAACTGCCTCCAGTGATGAACTGGCCCATCTGTGCGGCACCACGCCGGCACAGGTCCGAAAGGATCTTTCCTTCTTCGGATCCTTTGGCAAACGCGGACTCGGCTACCCCGTCCATGAGCTGACGGCCCACTTGCGCGAGATTCTCGGACTGCAGCGCGAGTGGAAGGTCATTATTGTCGGGGCCGGCAAGATCGGTGCGGCGCTGGCAAACTATCGCGGGTTCCGCCAGCGTGGGTTCACCGTCGTGGGCGTGTACGACCACGATCCTGCCAAAGTTGGCAAGGCATGGGGCGACGCCACCATCCGGTCGATGGATACGCTGGCCCAGGATATCCAGCGTGAGGAAGCGCCCATCGCGGTGCTCGCCATCCCGGCCGAAAACGCCCAGGCCGTCGTGGATCAGATCGTCGCCGCCGGCATCCGCGCGATCCTGAACTTCGCGCCGACCCAGATCTCCGTGCCTCCGCACGTCTCGCTCAAGTCGGTGAACATGGCCATGGAACTGGAAGGCCTGTCATTCGCCCTGACCAACGCCGGCCTGCTCGATCAGGGCGCGGCCTGATCGGGATCCACGACGTCGGTCGCCGTCGGTTCTGACAGCCCCTCCGCCCGCAACGCCCGCACGAGTTTCGCGAACTCGGCGGGCGTCAGTGTTTCCGGACGTGCCTCCGGCGACAACCCACACGCCGCGATCACTGCCCCGGCGCGCTCGGCGTCAAACGAAGCGATGGTCCGCACCACCCGGATCAACTGTTTGCGCCGAAGACCAAAGGCGGCCAGCACGAAGCTGCGGAAACGGGCTTCGAGCTCCGGCTCCACGACGGCATCGGGCCGCGGCACGACCCGCACCACGGCGGAATCGACGGCGGGCGCCGGGTTGAACGCGCTGGGCGGCACTTTGCGAATCAGTTCCACGCCCACCACGGCCTGGAGATTCACACTCAGCGCGCCATAGATCTTGTCGCCCGGCGGCGCGGCCATGCGATCGGCCACTTCTTTCTGCACGAGATACACCGCCACATCGGGACGTGGCTGGACGAGCGCGTGAAAGATGATCGGCGTGGTGATGTAATACGGCACATTGCCCGCCAGCACATACGGCTCCCCAGCGAGTGCGGCGAGATTGGTTTGCAGCACGTCGGCTTCCACGATCTCGACATGGGGCCGGTCGGCATACCGTGCGCGCAAATGTGCGGCGAGATCGCGGTCGATCTCGATCGCGATCACGCGCCTGGCGCGCTCCACCAACAGATCGGTGAGTGCGCCGCGGCCCGGGCCGATCTCGATGACGGTGCGATCGCGTACATCACCCAGGGCGTCCGCGATGCTGCTGAGAACCCGGGTGTCCTTGAGGAAATGTTGACCGAAACGCTTGCGTGGTGCTGGCAAACGATCGCCGCGTGGTGGGCCGCCACGTCGAAAGCGGGATGCGCCTCCATTCCCATCTGGACGCGACACGCCTTCCCCTCCACGTGATGAGCCTCCACCCTGCCCGCGACCTGGTTTCATATCGATGACTCTCCGGGATTCACCGCGGACGGGACCATACGGTCGACGACGACCACCGTGCAGTCATCGCGAAGTGGTGCACGTCCGGTGTGGGCGTTGAGTCGCCCGTAGATGGCATCCAGAATGGTGTCCGGCGTATCCGTGGGGGAGGTGTGCGTGAGCCATTGCAGGACTTCCGCTTCCCCGATGCGGCGGCCGGCGGGATCACGGGCGTCAATCACGCCGTCGGTCAGGAAGACGAGACGGTCATCGGCGCGCCAGCTCATGACACACTCTTCGATCGGCGCGTCACTGAAGCCAATGGGCGGCGCCACGGCCCCAAGCCGTGTGGCGTGTCCATCGCTCGACAGCTTGAAGGCATGCGGATGTCCGGCGTTGGCAAACCGTAGCTCGTTGGCGCGGCTGTCGATCACGGCGTAACACATGCTGATCGACATTTCGGTGGACATGAGTTCTTCGCGCAGCGAGCGCTGCACCGCTTCGATGGCGATGGACGGATCGAACGCGGCCTGCACATGAATGGCGGCCGCGCTGAGGGCCAAGGCCATGACCAGCGCCGATTGATACCCGTGCCCGGACACATCGCCGATCAGCACACCGGTGCGATCCTGGTCCAGTCGGGCCAACAGATAGAAATCCCCACCTACACTTTCGGCCGGAACGACGCGCGCGGCTGCGCGTGCTTCCGGCTGCACCACCTGTGGGCTCGGCAACAACTTGAGCTGAAGTTCGTGAGCCAGTCGCATTTCGCGGGCCAACTGCTGACGCTCCACGGCAGCCCGCACCAACGAGGCGTTGTGCATGGCCACGCCGACCTGCGTCCCAATCGCCACGGCCAACTTGCGATCACCGCCGGAGAACGGCGCACCGCCCGGTCGTCCGGCCAGCACCAACACACCCAGCGGAACGGCAATGCCTTCTGCGCCGCGCCGCGTCGGGACCGGGAAGGTGCCCGTGATGCCCACGCCGGAACTGGGGCGCGTGATGGCAACGGCCATCAGCGGTGCGGCGCGGGCGGCCAGGATCGGGTCGGCCAGCGATGCCGCGTTCCCGTCCTCGGTGCAGGCGCTGCCCGCATGATAGGCACGCACGGCAATATGGGTCGCCTGCTCGAGCGACACGGGCTCGTAGGCATCGTCGGCGAGCCCCAGCGAAGCAATGGGCGCCAATGTCCCCTGTGCCCGGTTGGTCTGCAGAAACACGGCCCGCGTGGCGCCCAGTGTCGCCGCCAGCTCGGCCAGCAGCGTATCGGCCACGCTTTCCACCGAGGTCGTGCCTCCCAGCAGCTCCCCGATGGCATACAGGAGATTGATCTCCTCGTAACGCTCGGCGAGTTCGCGGGTGGCTCCATCGCGCTCACGCGTGATGCGACGGACCAGTGGCAGCAGGCGCCCCAGCAGTCGATCGACGTCGGCCGCAGGGCCTCCCACGGCGACAGGTTCCTGCACGGCCTCGCCGGCTTCGACGAACAGCCAGCCCACACTGTCGCCGGTGTTCACGAGCTGCGCGTGCAAGTGATGCGAACGGGCCCAGGATGCCACATCCCAAGCCTGCGCGCAGGAGGTAGTGCGTTCGGCAAAGACACTCGATGACGCGCCCAGCAACGTGGGCACGACCGAGCCTTCACGCCGTTCCCAGATGGCCGCCTGGCGCCCAGTGGCCTCGAGAAACGCGGCCAGAAGGGCGGCGACCTCGTTCATGCGCGATACAGCACGAGACGGAGACGATGACCACACTGGCCATCGCGGCGGGCGTTTTCGATGTGATCCATCAGACTCCGCATCAGAAACACACCGCGACCATGTTCACGCTCGAGCCAGTCGGCATCATCCGGCGACTGTTGCAACTGCTGCAAATCGAATCCGTTGCCTTCGTCGCACACATCGATCACGAGGCGCTGATCGTCGACCTCGACAGTGATCTCCACCTGGCGCGACGCGTCGCTCGCATTGCCCCGCAGGATGGCGTTGGCCACCGCTTCGGTGACGGCCACCGGGACATTCAACCCGCATTGTTTGGACGAAAACCCCGCGTCGCGGCAGAGGGTGACAATGTCCTCGACCACCGGCGGAATCACCGTCAGTTCGGACGACAGCACCCAACACCGCGACATGTGTTTCACCGGGTCGCAATCGGGATGAGCCGACACGAACGGCGTGAGCACTGGCGCACCGTCATCGGTGCGAAGGTGGACGGCCGGTGCAAGACGACTGGCCACCTATCAGCGCGATGCGAGGGCATCAGCACGCGACGCAAAAAGCGGGAACAGGGCGTCGAGGCGCGTGAGTTCGAACAGCGTGCGCAGGTCATCGTTGAGCCCGACCAGGCGCAAATCGCCATTCACATCCCGCAGACGGCGACTCAGCGAGACGAGCGCACCCAGCCCCGAGCTGTCGATGTAGCCGGTGTGCGTGAAATCGACGATGACGATTCGCACGCCCTGATCCGCGGCGTCCAGGATCGCCTGCTTGAACTCCTGGCGATTGGTCACGATCAGCTGGCCGTCGACCGCCACCGTCAGCACATCTTCTGCGCGGTCCAGTGTGAAGCTCATAATCGTGCTCGCGAACTGAGAGGGATCAGAGAGCAGCGCCAGCGGCCTGCAGGGCCGTGATCGCTGCAACATGGACAATGTCGTCTGCCGTGGCCCCCCGGGACAAGTCACTGCAGGGCTTCGCCAGCCCCTGCAGGATGGGTCCGATGGCGGTGCCACCGGCCAGCCGCTGGGTGAGCTTGTAGGCGATATTCCCGGCGTCGAGGCACGGGAACACCAGCACGTTGGCCACACCGCCCGCGGCCTCACCAGGCGCCTTGCGCCGGGCAATCTCCCCGATGAGCGCGGCGTCCACCTGCAGCTCGCCCGACACCACCAGCGACGGCGCCGCCTGCCGCACCAGCGCCACGGCTTCACGCACTTTGCTGACCGACGGCCCGTCCGCGCTGCCCATGGTGCTGTAGGACAGAAACGCCACCCGGGGTTCGTCGCCCACGATGCGTCGCCGATCGGCCGCCGCCGAGAGCGCGATATCGGCCAGTTGCCGGGCGCTCGGGTCGGGGATGACCGCGCAGTCGGTATAGGTCAGCACCTCCCCTTCCCCACTGCGAAACGGCGGCACGATGAGATAGAACGAGGACGACACATTCCGCACGCCACTGGCGGCGCCGATGGTCCAGAGCGCGGCACGGAGCACGTCGGCGGTGGTGTGCACCGCACCGGCCACACACCCGTCGGCCTCGCCCAACGCGACCAACGAATCGGCGAAATAGAGTGGGTCCCTCGCCAGACGCTCGGCGTCTTCCCGGGCCAACCCCTTGTCGCCGCGGCGTGCCAGCAGGTGGGCCACCACGCGTTCGTGACGCGGATCGGTGAGCGGATCGAGGACCACCCCTGCCGTGGGCGTGACACCGGTCGAGGCATCGCTGCGCCGCACGAGC contains these protein-coding regions:
- the rpmI gene encoding 50S ribosomal protein L35; this encodes MPKMKTHSGAKKRFSVTGSGKVRRLKAYKSHILTKMSGKKKRDLRRPTIVETNGEAKRIKRLLVA
- a CDS encoding STAS domain-containing protein; its protein translation is MSFTLDRAEDVLTVAVDGQLIVTNRQEFKQAILDAADQGVRIVIVDFTHTGYIDSSGLGALVSLSRRLRDVNGDLRLVGLNDDLRTLFELTRLDALFPLFASRADALASR
- a CDS encoding PP2C family protein-serine/threonine phosphatase — translated: MNEVAALLAAFLEATGRQAAIWERREGSVVPTLLGASSSVFAERTTSCAQAWDVASWARSHHLHAQLVNTGDSVGWLFVEAGEAVQEPVAVGGPAADVDRLLGRLLPLVRRITRERDGATRELAERYEEINLLYAIGELLGGTTSVESVADTLLAELAATLGATRAVFLQTNRAQGTLAPIASLGLADDAYEPVSLEQATHIAVRAYHAGSACTEDGNAASLADPILAARAAPLMAVAITRPSSGVGITGTFPVPTRRGAEGIAVPLGVLVLAGRPGGAPFSGGDRKLAVAIGTQVGVAMHNASLVRAAVERQQLAREMRLAHELQLKLLPSPQVVQPEARAAARVVPAESVGGDFYLLARLDQDRTGVLIGDVSGHGYQSALVMALALSAAAIHVQAAFDPSIAIEAVQRSLREELMSTEMSISMCYAVIDSRANELRFANAGHPHAFKLSSDGHATRLGAVAPPIGFSDAPIEECVMSWRADDRLVFLTDGVIDARDPAGRRIGEAEVLQWLTHTSPTDTPDTILDAIYGRLNAHTGRAPLRDDCTVVVVDRMVPSAVNPGESSI
- a CDS encoding 3'-5' exonuclease, translated to MIGTSVSPRPTTLSARAARRLAEGPLDAVTLMRDVCQVERLQADAAERMAAALLGSHPEFLRLPTGHWTLQAVAYPAGHQTAPSTARVAGSARVAESAGQSPRLLDLPFAVVDVETTGTRAAGGDRITEIAIVQVQGGQVGEVYSQLVNPERPIPPYITSLTHITWDMVRDQPTFREITSNVLDRLRGSIFVAHNAPFDWRFVSEEVRRGSGQELSGPRLCTVRFARAALPQLSRRSLDHVTRYFGIEIAARHRAAGDALATAHALCRMLNIASEHGVESWTALQAFVDGPVGTRPRTASDRRRRAFPLPVTKDDIA
- the rplT gene encoding 50S ribosomal protein L20, whose amino-acid sequence is MPRVKSNVVRLKRKKQILKHAKGAFGGRSKLWKAAKETVERGWRYAYRDRKNKKRDFRRLWIVRINAAARLHDMSYNAFINGLHASGIEVDRKVLADLAVREPEAFAAIAEQAKKALDAKVAAA
- the pheT gene encoding phenylalanine--tRNA ligase subunit beta → MIVSHEWIKQFVPHTLSAEQVGEALSRHCVTLDGITTLGAELSAFVVAQVVEAGRHPNSERLWVTKVDDGSGELLEVVCGAPNVVAGHKYPFARTGTVMPGGLKIEKRKIRGETSNGMLCSARELGLGEEHDGILTLDTDAAPGTALLEIIKLGDARLDLDVLPNRPDLLSHVGVAREVSAISGTPLSTVPAELTTAVSTLAAVEGKTAARGQLASVIVDDAESCPRFVGVVIQGVQVGASPAWLRQRLESIGLRSISNVVDATNYVLHGLGHPVHAYDLGTLKDRTITVRPTRADETSLTTLDGVSRVVAAGTTVICDGERPIGFAGVMGGLDTEVTERTTDVLLELAVFDARFVRRVRRAVALSTDASYRFERGVDAQDAEIVARRAAALITQVAGGTVAEVLVVGEAPAARGAVTLRPSRLARLLGVDVSTAEIVRRLESLGCVVQPLGDALLVQAPGWRHDLGLEVDLIEEVARLVGFDALPDELRPFRPGNAPDHPLHLASRRVRDVLVGIGMAEARPMPFTSTGDEHTPRVRNPLADDEPFLRASVLDTLARRAEYNLSRMQGNLRLFEIGNVFTPRDGRLPIEETRVGALLMGARRPAHFSEPEPPAFDAWDAKELGARVATAAFPGRAVSLQPADGALEWAIVVDDVGTVGQVSAVPLDRPLWATEAWGVEVTLGVVSSDDVAGANQHAHTPAERESGATRAVRFAPLPTTPAAEFDMALLVPDAVTAATVQEVLRRTAGELLEQVTLFDEFRGPGVPDGTRSLGWRLTWRHPERTLRDKELEGRRARLLEVLDKELGIRPRAS
- the infC gene encoding translation initiation factor IF-3 translates to MRPCRWVAVCVTTRIPLMGSAFSVSSTGVRTIQDSTKRPPRVNRQIRISPVRVIGADGSQLGILEVDAALSMAVELGLDLVEVAAAARPPVVRIMDYGKFKFEQAKQARLAKKKQHVIHLKEVKYRPGIDDHDFETKTRHARRFLEEGNKVKVTLMFRGRQIAHPELGKIVVERVSQELADLAKIESAPTMEGKSMTMILAPK
- the rsmA gene encoding 16S rRNA (adenine(1518)-N(6)/adenine(1519)-N(6))-dimethyltransferase RsmA, whose amino-acid sequence is MSRPDGNGGASRFRRGGPPRGDRLPAPRKRFGQHFLKDTRVLSSIADALGDVRDRTVIEIGPGRGALTDLLVERARRVIAIEIDRDLAAHLRARYADRPHVEIVEADVLQTNLAALAGEPYVLAGNVPYYITTPIIFHALVQPRPDVAVYLVQKEVADRMAAPPGDKIYGALSVNLQAVVGVELIRKVPPSAFNPAPAVDSAVVRVVPRPDAVVEPELEARFRSFVLAAFGLRRKQLIRVVRTIASFDAERAGAVIAACGLSPEARPETLTPAEFAKLVRALRAEGLSEPTATDVVDPDQAAP
- a CDS encoding ATP-binding protein, whose protein sequence is MASRLAPAVHLRTDDGAPVLTPFVSAHPDCDPVKHMSRCWVLSSELTVIPPVVEDIVTLCRDAGFSSKQCGLNVPVAVTEAVANAILRGNASDASRQVEITVEVDDQRLVIDVCDEGNGFDLQQLQQSPDDADWLEREHGRGVFLMRSLMDHIENARRDGQCGHRLRLVLYRA
- a CDS encoding MBL fold metallo-hydrolase, producing MSFPHPLLDTRTLGRWRIHAIQAGGQQLDGGAMFGVVPKTLWSRRLEADDKNRIPMGMRCLLIEHDDGLVLLDTGSGNKETQKFHDIYGIENSGADGRTALEDGIRAAGFTTDDVKLVINTHLHFDHAGGNTWRAPTGEVLPTFANATYLVQAGEKAYGEHTNERTAASYFPPNWAPIVANGRFQVVEGEREIVSGITVRPTPGHTPHHQSVILRSGGETACFLGDVVPTSHHLALPWIMGYDVEPLVTLESKRALLGEALREDWLLVFEHDAHVGFGRLAHDGKSYHLAERG
- the pheS gene encoding phenylalanine--tRNA ligase subunit alpha, whose amino-acid sequence is MNLSEYLAQADALAAECHALLAGLDVATRLDVAKGQLNALKDDRLNALQSALRMLPAEDRRAAGGAFNTLKQSIQAALDAFGQRQSAASGVVQVDATMPARGIWRGSLHPVTLVIDEISEIFRELGFTIALGPEAETEWYNFGALNFPPDHPAMELHDTLYLGEDTLLRTHTSPVQVRTLQRYAPPVRVLAPGQVYRRDFFDATHAPAFMQLEGLAVDEGVSFVDLKATLAEFARRFYGATRRVRFGPSYFPFVEPGAQMDVEVDLGDGKGLRWVEILGCGMVHPNVIEAAGLDSEKYTGWAFGMGPARIAMSRYGINDIRVLYDSDVRFLEQFAR